From the Endozoicomonas sp. Mp262 genome, the window GATTTATTGACCTAAGACACCCGCACGTTACCTTTTGTTAAAAATTGATCTAATTCGGTCAAAATACGAAAAACCAGATAAAACACCTAAAATACCCAGTTGACAGATTATTCTACTAAAAAGCAGATTAAAATAAGCAAATAACAAAGATTACCTTTTCATAGTACGTATTCAAATTCATGTTTGCAGAGTAAAAACGAATACCATGAATATTATTTGAAAAATTATTTATCCTAGGGGCTGTTGACGTTTGCTCGTGTGCTCAGCCATTTTTTCAGGAAACGGTTCTCTGGTATAACATTAGAATTTTCATTCAGGTTAAGCATGGCCAAACCCAAATCAAGAAAAGCATACGTTTGTACTGAGTGTGGTAGCGAGTCCGCCAAGTGGCAAGGACAGTGTCCCGACTGCAAGGCCTGGAATACCTTTAAAGAGGTAAACCTTGGTCCTGCATCCTCACCTTCAATCGCTGCCGGAAACAAGGCAGGATTTGCCGGCACGCTTTCCAATATCAAACTTCTCAGTGAAGTGGATATTGAAGAAGCCCCCCGCTTCTCCAGCGGAATGACAGAATTTGACCGGGTGCTGGGCGGTGGTTTTGTAAAAGGTAGCGCCATCTTGATTGGCGGTCATCCGGGCGCGGGCAAAAGTACCATCCTGCTGCAAATCCTTTGCCATGTTGCCAAAGACATGACCGCGCTCTACGTTTCCGGAGAGGAGTCCATGCAACAAATTGCCGCACGGGCCAGCCGACTGGGATTACCCAGTGACCAGTTAAAAATGCTGGCAGAAACCTCCTCAGAAAATATCGTGGCCATTGCCGAGCAGGAAAAGCCGGGCATTATCGTTATCGACTCCATTCAGGTGATGTATATGAACGGTGTTGACTCAGCCCCCGGCGGGGTGGCACAAGTGCGGGAGTCAGCGGCATTCCTGACCCGTTTTGCCAAGCAGACGGGAACTGTTCTATTAATTGTTGGGCATGTGACCAAGGATAACTCCCTGGCAGGCCCAATGACCCTTTCCCATATTATTGATACCCAACTGATGCTGGGAAACACCGATGATTCGCGCTTTAGAATTATGCGAGCCACTAAAAACCGTTTTGGTCAGGTCAATGAACTGGGCATTTTTGCCATGACCGAAAAAGGACTCAAGGAAGTCAAAAACCCTTCGGCTATTTTTCTCTCCAGAACACCTGAACCCACTTCAGGCAGTATTATCAGTGTGCTATGGGAAGGCACTCGCCCTCTACTGGTAGAAATACAGGCACTGGTGGTTGAGTCCCAGTTAGGCAACCCGCGTCGTGTAACCGTAGGACTGGATCAAAACCGGCTGGCCATGCTGCTTGCGATTCTCACCCGTCATGGTGGCATTTTCACCAGTGACCAGGATGTATTTCTTAATGTGGTTGGGGGAGTCAAGGTCACAGAAACCAGTGCAGACCTTGCTGGCCTACTGGCAGTAATTTCCAGTCTGAGGGATACACCGCTTCCCCAGGATCTGGTTGCCTTTGGTGAGGTGGGGCTGGCCGGAGAAATACGTCCGGTGGCCAACGGTCAGGAGCGACTTATTGAAGCGGCAAAACACGGCTTTAAAAAAGCCATTGTTCCTGCCGCCAATAAGCCCCGAAAACCCATTGAGGGATTAACCGTTATCGCTATTAACAAGCTATCAGAAGCGCTTGATGCCATTTAGGCGTTTACAGAGAAGGAGATTATCTCCTTCTCACTTTTTCCTAGAGTTGGGCCAGAGCCTGATCCAAATCAGCCAGGATATCCTCACTGTTTTCCAATCCGGCAGAAAGCCTGACCAGTCCATCACTGATGCCAAAGGCACGACGCTCTTCCGGCGTATATGCAGAGTGTGTCATTGATGCCGGGTGCTCAATCAGTGATTCAGCATCTCCCAGGCTCACCGCCAGAGTAATCAGATTAAGGTGGTTCATCAGTCTGACACCGTGATCCAGTCCGCCTTTTAGCTCAAAGCAGATCATTCCGCCGCCCCGCTTCATTTGCTGACAGGCCAGTTCATATTGAGGGTGGGATTTTAGCCCGGGATAGTAGACAGTTTCGATTTTAGGATGCCTGGATAGATAGTCAGCAATAACTTCGGCATTATCACAGTGACGCTCTACACGCATGGACAGGGTTTTCAGTCCCCTCATGATTAGATGGGCATGTAATGGAGTCAGGGAGGCGCCAGTCATATCTTTCACACCCACCAAACGCACTTCACTGATTTCATCAGCGCGCCCTGCCACACAACCGGCAATCAGATCACCATGACCGCCCAGGTATTTGGTAATGGAGTGAACAACAAAGTCAGCCCCCATCATCAGGGGATTTTGCAATACTGGTGTTGCAAAGGTGTTATCCACAACAACACGACAGTTTTCGTATTGATGAGCAAGGGCACTGATTGCCTTGATATCCACCAGCCCAAGATTTGGATTAGACGGTGTCTCAAAATACACCATTCGGGTTTTAGCGGTAATGGCTTCTTTGGCTTCCCGAATGTTGGCCATATCCACCCATTTGATATTGACACCAAAACGGCTAAGGCCATGCTGGAAATAAGCAAAGGTACAACCATAAAGTGTTTTATCTGCAACGATCTCATCACCGGCTTTTAGCAGGGTCCAGCATAATGCTGAAATGGCGCCCATCCCTGATGCAGTGGCAATGGCATCTTCTGCTCCCTCCAAAGCCGCAAGACGGGATTCAAGGACACTGACCGTCGGGTTGGAAATCCGGCTATAAAAATGACCTTTCTGGGCACCGGCAAAAAGATCTGCGCCATGCTGAACATTATTAAAGGCATAAGTCGATGTCATATAAACCGGTGGGTTTAATGCCATTTGGTGTTCTTTTGGCTTATAACCGGTATGAATGGCTTTGGTATCAAAACCCATTTGTTTTTTTTCGCTCATAGAATCATCCCCCTGAAATTGATATAGACATCAACAGGATTATCAAACTGTGGTTAGGGGCTGTTGACGTTTGCTCGTGTGCTCAGCCAAAACCAGCGGTTTCGTGGCTAGACGCAGTAGCGCAGGAATACTCACGTCTTTCAAGCTACTGCAACGACGGCACGGAACCGCTGGTTTTGGCTGAGCACACGAGCAAACATCAACAGCCCCTAAGCAGAACAGCGATCGTAAAATAATCATAATTAGCGGCAAGCTGTTATAATCCATCGACATTTTCTTTGATCGGACAGGGATAAACAACGATGCACAGGTTAAAAGGTCTATACGGCATCACTGACTGCCAGCTTCAGCCTGATGACAAGACCCTGATGGAAACAGTTGAGCTGGCTTTAATTGGTGGCATGAGAGTACTGCAATACCGGGATAAAAGTCAGGATCACGCCAGGCGCGTCCGCCAGGCGGGTGCCCTGAAAGCACTTTGCCATCGCTACCAGGCATTACTGATCATTAATGATGATATAGAACTCACTGCCGAAGTGGAGGCTGATGGCGTTCATCTTGGCCAACAAGACGATACTATCGAGAATGCCAGAAAACGCCTGGGTGACTATGCGATTATTGGTATCAGCGCAGAAAACTCTATTGCCCAGGCCAAGGCGGCGGTAGAACAGGGTGTTGATTACCTTGCCTTTGGTCGCTTTTTCCCATCAGTCACCAAACCTGAGGCCAAGGCTGCCCCTCTCTCCCTGCTATCGGAAGTTCGGACAAGCTTTGACCATCCTATTGTAGCCATAGGGGGTATTACTGTGGATAATGCTCCAGACATTATTACGGCAGGCGCAGATATGGTTGCGGTTGTCAACAACCTGTTTTCTGCACCTGATATTCAGTATCGCGCCCGAGAGTTCACCCGGTTATTTCCAGGAAATCATCAAGGAATGGCAGGCCCGGAAACAGGTACTGGTCTAAAAAAATAAACTATCTGCCTGTTCATGATGTCTAAGTGTTTAAAAATAAGGAGCCAGCATGTCCCGTTCCGTCGAACTATTTGAAGATGCACAGAAAATCATACCCGGCGGTGTTAACTCTCCCGTTCGAGCATTCAAGGGCGTCGGTGGCAAACCGGTTTTCTTCAAGCGGGCCAGGGGTGCATGGCTAACCGATGCCGATGACCGGAAACTGGTTGATTATGTAGGCTCCTGGGGACCCATGATCCTTGGCCATAACCACCCTGACGTGGTTGATGCCGTTCGAGCCCAGGCTCAGGAAGGTCTCAGCTTTGGCGCTCCCACTGAGCTGGAAACCACCCTGGCCTGCCTGGTCCGGGAAATAGTGCCATCCATGGAGCTGTTAAGAATGGTCAACTCCGGCACTGAAGCCACCATGAGTGCCATTCGACTGGCCCGGGGCTTTACCGGACGCGATAAAATAGTGAAGTTTGAAGGCTGTTATCATGGCCATTCAGATTCCTTACTGGTGAAGGCGGGCTCCGGTGCCCTGACCCTGGGGGTTCCCAGTTCACCAGGCGTACCTGCCCCTGTGGCGGAAAACACCATCACCCTGACCTACAACGATATTGACAATATAGAAAACACCTTTAGAGAGATTGGAACAGAAATTGCCTGCATTATTGTGGAACCCGTGGCAGGTAACATGAACTGCATTCCACCCAAGCCGGGATTCCTGGAAGGTTTGCGTAAGGTCTGTGATGACTATGGAAGTGTATTGATTTTCGATGAGGTTATGACCGGATTTCGTGTTGCCCTTGGCGGTGCCCAACAGTACTACGACGTAAAACCCGATCTTACTACCCTGGGTAAAATTATCGGTGGCGGATTGCCTGTGGGTGCCTTTGGTGGCCGTAAAGATATTATGGAACACCTGGCACCACTGGGGCCTGTTTACCAGGCGGGTACATTGTCCGGTAATCCCCTGGCGATGGCGGCAGGTGTTGCCACCCTTAAAAACCTGCTAGCTCCTGGCTTCCATCAAACACTCTCAGAAAAGGCTTCAATACTGCTGGCCGGACTGAAAGACAAAGCCCGGAAGGTGGGTGTTCCTTTTATCACCTCACAGGTGGGTGGCATGTTCGGCCTGTTCTTCACAGAACAGCCTTCCGTTGAACGGTTCGACCAGGTTATGGCCTGTAACAGCCAGCGTTATGCTGACTTTTTCCATGCAATGCTTAACGAAGGTGTCTATCTGGCCCCTTCAGCCTTCGAAGCAGGCTTTATATCCAATGCCCATGGCGATGATGAAATTGAATTTACTCTCAACGCAGCTGAAAGGGCGTTTATCTCACTATTTGAAAACAGTAGATGATGAGTTCTTTGGCAATATCTGATGCAATGCTGGCTTTTGCCAGCATCTTTTCCGTTTTTCTTCTGGCCCAGCAGAAGGCACTGGCACAAATACATCGTTTATCCGGGGTAATGGCACTGCTGGGCTTTTTATTAATGGCCCTGGCCGCCACCATGGGTAGCCTCCGCTATGGTGTCTCAGATATCTGGGCAGCTCCCCATGATATGTTAACCAATATTGCCACCTATATGTCTCCCCCCTTGGTGAGTATTGCACTCTGTTTGGGCTTATCTGCCAAATCGTGGAGCAAGGCTGCCTGGGGACGCCTTATATTGACCGTCTGCCTGCTATACGAAATATCCCGCTGGTATGGACTGGAACTTTTATATAGAGATATCCAGCTGGCCCTGGCCATCTGCGCCACCCTGTATTTTATAATAAAATCCCAGCTGGATTTCGGCCCCCGGATTATGATCCTGACAGCCATAGGTGCTTACTTTGTAGGGGGGCTTATTATCGGCAACGAAGGCACCCTGCTTGGATACCTCAGGCTTGATCTATTCCGATACTTTATTGGTTTGGGGAACCTGTTGCTTAGCACGGGTATGTACCTCGCCCTGCGGGTCACTTATCCTCAGCCAGAGCATTAGGGTGACCAGGGAATAGGGAATAGGGAATAGGGAATAGGGAGAATCCTGCTATTTTCAATTCTCCATTCCCTTTATTTTTAACCGAGCTGCTCAAACTTTCAGTTTTTTGGATATTCACAAGGCAAAATGCTTACATACTATTATTTATGCTTAACTTTAGAGTTAGTATGACATGAACGTTTGGTTATATTTTAAAAATTGTGTGCAAAAATACATCCAAACGTTTTTTCAGATTCGGTATTATTCTTGATTATTGCGTTGTTGCCGCTATTTATGCCGCTTTTTTCTTTTCTTTGACTATTCCGTCAGTCAAACTATTAAAATTGAACTCATATTTTTGGCTATATCGGTTCCAGCCCTCACGAATAGGTAATCTGGGGATAATTCCTGCGAGTGCAAATCTTAGCATGCCAGCGGTGGTTGTATCCTGATCCCGCCAAGGAATCCTTGAAATGCCCACGCTTGCTTGATTTTTACAGACGGTCAACAGTTGCAATAATGCGTATCCAGCCATCTTCAGATGCATCCACCGCAACAGAGTTCTCAGCTTTTGCTGCCATAACTGGCGGCAACCAAATGAATGTTTAATTTGCTGAAACATGGGTTCAACCGGCCATCTTTTCGCATAAATACGAAGGATGTCTATACCTTCAAGTCCAGTATTGGTTGCAATGAATATACGGCTTTCTGTCAGTCCTTTATCATTTTCAAACCGACCCCAGACAACCCGAACCTTGCGGCCTTTCAGGAAGCGAGCCCGACATACCCGGGTGCGATAACGTATCTTTCGAAATCTGCCGTATATTCTTACGGTTGTTTGATATTCCGGTAGCTTCTCCACTTCCGGGGGCGTCATTTTGATGCCATACTTTTTGGGTCGCCCACGTTTTTTTGCAGTGGACTCCAACGGTAAGGCATACAATGCCCGGTTTAACGGGATTTGCCCTACTACTTCATAGCCCATTTCCAGAACGGGTTGCATTAGCGTCCAGTTCATATACCAACAGTCTGTCAGCAAGCGCAGTCCTTGCACCTTCACCTCTTGCCTCACTACTTTTAGCATGGCAACAGCGATTTTTAGCTTACTGGCATTGCCTGAAGCAGGAGATGGAAAGGAAAGCACAGGGATGGCAGTAAATACTTCATCTTTAGCCCGCTCAAATACAACAGCCAGGGATACCCAGCATTGTCCCCAGATATACGTTGGCCGGTTCCTTTTTTTACTGTGCTGGTGATGGGTTCGGCAAGCGGGAGCCTTGTCAGAAAAACGCTCCACCACCCAATCATCAAGACCAATGTTGATAAGTTCACCCCGTGGTACTTTTGAGCATACCAGCTGAATGAGCCGGCATGCGAGGCTCCTCCACCGCCACTTGCCTTGAGAGAGCCAATGGTGGTAACTGCTCCATACGCATTGAAAGTTATTAATAGATAACAGCGCCTGAGTGACAAAGCCTTGCCCGGATAGCATGCAGCCAAAAAGAAGTTCGCAGAACGTAGGTACTGCTGTTGGGGATAGCGCTGAAGCAAGAAACGTTGTATATAAGGCAAGCTCCCGGAGGATCTCTTTATGATCTGAAGTGAGCATAGCAACCATCTTTGTATTTTGTTTGGAGATGGTTGCTATTAACCGATTTCAGATGAAAATCGTACTATTGTTCTTTGGTAACTCTAAAGTCGAGTTATTTATGGAAATATATAATTTATTTAGAATGAAAAATAATCGTTCATAACATACCCATAATTCTTTTAATACGAACATCTTCAAAACTAAACGGTTTATATTGCCCCGACAATTCTCTCTCAAGCACACCTTTATCAATCTCACCTTTAATATACTTCTCCAGAAAACCCCAGGCTGGCTCAGCTGCCAGCAATCTCCCATAATCTATAAAAGTTTTCTTGCATGCATTCGCATAATCAGAAAGAGTTTCATTATCTTTATCCATTGTATCCAATAGACTATTTAACCTATCTTTACTCCACTCTTTTTTAACCAGCTCTTTAATTTTTTTAGTAACAATGCCAGGTACTTCGGCTTTTTTATTAGTACTAGGTCTCTCAGCACCTATCCACAAGTCACGAAGAACTTCCTCTATTTCAATCCTTTCACGGGCAAGACGCCTACACTCACTAAAAACATCTTCTTTTGCTTCTATTTCCTCTTTGTCAAACTCATCATCCGATAATAAATCTTTATTTTCACTCTCAACAACGACCTGTGTTTCCTCTTCTAAATTACCTTCACCGAGCTTATCATCCGGTAATAAACGGTCATCTTTATCAACAACGATAGCCACTTCTTCTTTTTTAGCAGCACTTTCATCCCTTTTTTCTTCATCCCTGTGCATATCTTCACTAAATCGTTCAACCTTTCTGTCAGGTAATACCTTTCCGATAAAGGCTTTAAAAGAGACATCTGGTATTTTTTAACAAAGCCTGGACAAGCTTTGAGCACTTACAAATTCAGCCTTGATTTTCACAAAATGTTGACGGGTTTCCTCAAAAAAACATAAACCCATCAAGTCGCCTGAATAGCCAGTCTTTCAGACCGGTCATCAGCACCCCCACCGGGACGGCGGAGGGTATTACGCGAATTTTGGATACCCCTGTCAGACACTATGGGGAGCAGGTGGAATAGGAAAAGGTTTAACGTTATTGCCTTTGGAGTCTACTACCTTAGCTGCACCTTCCTTCTCAACCTCATCAATGCGTACAATGCTGTTCAAGGGAATATAACTACGCTTGACACCATCAAATGCATTTTTCAGTTTTTCTTCAGAGGGATCTACCAGCAGCTGGCTACGTTCGCCAAATACAAACTCTTCAACTTCTATAAATCCCCAGAGTTCACTCTGAAAGATCTGGCGGGCATAAACCTCAAATACTTCACCCTGATTTTCAAAAATCACACGAAAAATCTGTTTAGTCGACATTGACTCTGACTACCTATCTGAACGGAGAGCACCATTGCACTGATGCCCGAATAAGGCAGAAGGATATCACAAACACGTCCTCCCTGTGCTGCGTTGTCTCCCAATTCAATATGTAACAATACCCTGTTATTCCACTACCACCTCCCGCAGGGCATGGCTATAATGCTTTTGCTCAACTATTTTTACTTTGGACTGTAGCTTCCTGGAAGCTACAGGTTCCTGTTTGTAGGTTTTATTGGCTAAGGTTGCGCCTGGCAATCTTATGTCAACAGAGCCTGGGAGACTGTGAGATTTAAGTGTCCGTAGCGAGGATCACTATTCTCGATCAGCCTCCCGGGTGTCTCCTGAACGATAGGCCGTCGCTTTGCCATCTGAAATGACTAAAAAACTTTTTATCAAAACCCACGGCTGCCAGATGAACGAGTACGATTCTGCTCGCATGGCAGACCTGCTCGGCGAAACCCATACCCTGGAACTGACTGACAACCCGGAAGAGGCGGATGTCCTGCTGGTTAACACCTGCTCTGTGCGGGAGAAAGCCCAGGAAAAGCTGTTCCATCAGCTGGGACGCTGGAAACGCCTGAAAGAAAACAAACCGGATCTGGTCATCGGCGTGGGTGGCTGCGTTGCCAGCCAGGAAGGTGAGGCCATCAGAAAGAGAGCCCCTCATGTTGATGTTGTCTTTGGCCCCCAGACCCTGCACCGTCTGCCAGAAATGATTGATGCATCAAAGAGCCATCATGTTCCTGTGGTGGATGTTACCTTCCCGGAAATTGAAAAATTTGACCGGCTGCCCGAGCCCAGTGTGGATGGCCCCACAGCCTTTGTCTCCATCATGGAAGGTTGTAGCAAATACTGCACTTACTGCATTGTTCCCTATACCCGTGGTGCAGAAGTCAGCCGACCCATGGATGATGTCCTGGCAGAATGCCTGGGCCTGGCCGAAAAGGGTGTCAGGGAGATCAACCTGCTGGGCCAGAATGTCAACGCCTATCGCGGGGAAAAGCATGATGGTTCATCCTGTGACCTGGCTGAACTTATCACCGTTGTGGCCGCCATTGATGGCATTGACCGAATCCGCTTTACCACCTCCCATCCCATGGAGTTTTCAGAAAGCCTGATTAATGTTTATGCGGATGTTCCGGAACTGGTCAGCCACCTGCACCTGCCAGTGCAAAGCGGTTCCGACCGAATTCTGGCCATGATGAAGCGGGATCACACCACGCTGGAATACAAGTCCAAGATTCGCAGGCTTCGCAAGATCCGCCCCGAACTTAGCATGTCCTCCGACTTTATCGTAGGCTTCCCGGGGGAAAGCGATACAGACTTTGAAGACACCATGAACCTGATCGCTGACATCGGCTTTGATGCGTCCTTCAGCTTTATCTATAGCAAACGGCCCGGCACACCGGCATCGGATATGCCTGATGATATTCCTATGGACGTTAAAAAACAGCGTTTAAAAATCCTTCAGGACCGTATCAACCAGCATGTTATGCAAATCAGCAGACGCCTTGTGGGAACCACCCAGCGGATTCTGGTGACAGGCTATTCCAAGAAAGACCCAGGGCAGTTAACCGGTAGAACAGAGTGCAACCGGGTGGTCAACTTCCAGTGTGATGATCCCCGCCTGATCAGTCACTTTGCCAATGTGGAAATAATAGAGGCACTCCCTCACTCACTGAGAGGCAAGCTGCTCAATTCTGAACTGGATCAGGTAGCTTAGTAGGTTAATGAAGGAGAATTATAGGGAATGACCACTCCCTATAATTCCCTATATTCACTGTATCTGCACAATAAATCCACAACCCGAATGTTCACAAAAAAACCAATGTACTCATTGGTTTTTTTGTTGGTATGCTTTGCATGAACTTACGGGCAGTATATGCTTAAATACGGGATTTGCAGTAAAGGCTGATTACAAAACTTGAACGCACACCAAAATATTGAAGGGGATATTTGTCGATTCACCCTCGAACCTGAAGATACACGGCGATTCGCAGAACTTTGTGGACAATTCAACCAGCACTTAAAACAAATTGAAGAACGACTGGGTGTCAACATCAGAAACCGTGGTAATGCCTTCACGGTAACTGGAGACAACGGCCGGGCTCATGCCACTCGTGAAATCCTCACTCACCTTTACCGGGAAACAGGTAAACAGGAAGAACTCACCCCTGATACCGTTCACCTGTTCCTGCAGGAATCCGCCATTGAGTCGGTCTCAGACCTGACTCAGGAAAATGAACAGCCCGTCACCCTGAGAACAAGAAAAGGAACCATTACCCCCAGGGGACACAATCAGCAGCGTTACGTTAAATCCATTCTGCAACATGATATCAACTTCGGCATTGGCCCTGCCGGTACAGGTAAAACCTATTTGGCTGTGGCCTGTGCCGTTCAGGCTTTGCTGGAAGAAAAAGTGCGCCGGATTCTGCTGGTTCGCCCCGCCGTTGAAGCCGGAGAAAAACTGGGCTTCCTGCCCGGGGATCTGTCTCAAAAAATAGACCCTTATCTGCGCCCTCTCTATGATGCGCTCTATGAAATGCTGGGCTTTGAGCAAGTAGAAAAACTGATTGATAAAAATGTTATTGAAGTGGCGCCCCTGGCTTATATGCGTGGCCGAACCCTGAATAACTCCTTTATCATTCTGGATGAGTCCCAAAACACCACCCAGGAACAAATGAAAATGTTCCTTACCCGAATTGGCTTTGGCTCAACCGCTGTGGTTACAGGCGATATCACCCAGGTGGACTTGCCCAGGGGAACCCGTTCCGGCCTTGCCAATGGTATCGATGTACTCAAGGATGTCGATGGCATTGGCTTCACCTGGTTTACGGCCAAGGATGTAGTCCGCCATCCGCTGGTTCAGCGAATTGTTCAAGCCTATGATCGCCATGACCGGTCCGGAGAGAAGCAATGAGCACCCATGTTCAGGTTGACCTGCAAATTGCCAGCTCCAGCCAGTCACTACCCTCTCAGCAAGATTTTGAGCAGTGGGCAACAGCAGCTGTTGGCCAACACCGCGATCACGCTGAAATCAGCCTGCGCATTGTCGATATAGAAGAAGGTGCAGACCTGAACCAGCAATGGCGTAATAAAACCGGCCCAACCAATGTGCTGTCTTTCCCTTCGGAGCTACCGCCTGAACTGGAGCTGCCATTGCTGGGGGATCTGGTTATTTGCGCCCCTGTGGTTGAAAAAGAAGCTCGACAGCAGGAAAAACAACTGGCTGCACACTGGGCTCATATGGTGGTACATGGCACTTTACATCTGCTTGGCTATGATCATATTGAAGACCACCAGGCAGAAGAAATGGAATCCCTGGAAATCCAGATTCTAAAGAAACTGGGCTACCCAAACCCTTATCAGGATGATGACTGTTAGTCATCATCTATTATCAAAGCAGTAAGCCCCGGAGAAAGCAGAGGGTAATGAACGACGGCAATTCGATGGGGGGCGAACAGCCTCCACAAACCTGGTTTGAAAAACTATCACGGCTTTTCATCCAGGATCCCCGCAACCGCAACGACATCTTGATGTTACTGAGGGATGCCGGAAGCAAGGGTATGCTGGACCAGGAAGCTCTCAGCATTATTGAGGGCGCAGTACAAGTTGCAGATATGCAGGTCAGGGAGGTAATGATTCCCCGCTCCCAGATGGTATGCGTTGAGGAGGGTCAGGAGCCGAAGGAGTTTCTGCCTAAAATCATAGAATCCGCCCATTCCCGTTTTCCAGTGATCGGTGACACCAAGGATGAGGTGATTGGCATATTGCTGGCCAAAGACCTTATCCCTATGATTTTGCAGACTGGCAAGTTCAATATTAAGGATCATTTGCGACCTGCTACATTCATTCCCGAAAGCAAGCGTTTAAATGTTCTTCTTCGGGAGTTTCGTACCAATCGCAATCATATGGCCATTGTCATTGACGAGTTTGGTGGCGTTGCCGGTC encodes:
- the radA gene encoding DNA repair protein RadA; protein product: MAKPKSRKAYVCTECGSESAKWQGQCPDCKAWNTFKEVNLGPASSPSIAAGNKAGFAGTLSNIKLLSEVDIEEAPRFSSGMTEFDRVLGGGFVKGSAILIGGHPGAGKSTILLQILCHVAKDMTALYVSGEESMQQIAARASRLGLPSDQLKMLAETSSENIVAIAEQEKPGIIVIDSIQVMYMNGVDSAPGGVAQVRESAAFLTRFAKQTGTVLLIVGHVTKDNSLAGPMTLSHIIDTQLMLGNTDDSRFRIMRATKNRFGQVNELGIFAMTEKGLKEVKNPSAIFLSRTPEPTSGSIISVLWEGTRPLLVEIQALVVESQLGNPRRVTVGLDQNRLAMLLAILTRHGGIFTSDQDVFLNVVGGVKVTETSADLAGLLAVISSLRDTPLPQDLVAFGEVGLAGEIRPVANGQERLIEAAKHGFKKAIVPAANKPRKPIEGLTVIAINKLSEALDAI
- the megL gene encoding methionine gamma-lyase — its product is MSEKKQMGFDTKAIHTGYKPKEHQMALNPPVYMTSTYAFNNVQHGADLFAGAQKGHFYSRISNPTVSVLESRLAALEGAEDAIATASGMGAISALCWTLLKAGDEIVADKTLYGCTFAYFQHGLSRFGVNIKWVDMANIREAKEAITAKTRMVYFETPSNPNLGLVDIKAISALAHQYENCRVVVDNTFATPVLQNPLMMGADFVVHSITKYLGGHGDLIAGCVAGRADEISEVRLVGVKDMTGASLTPLHAHLIMRGLKTLSMRVERHCDNAEVIADYLSRHPKIETVYYPGLKSHPQYELACQQMKRGGGMICFELKGGLDHGVRLMNHLNLITLAVSLGDAESLIEHPASMTHSAYTPEERRAFGISDGLVRLSAGLENSEDILADLDQALAQL
- the thiE gene encoding thiamine phosphate synthase, whose translation is MHRLKGLYGITDCQLQPDDKTLMETVELALIGGMRVLQYRDKSQDHARRVRQAGALKALCHRYQALLIINDDIELTAEVEADGVHLGQQDDTIENARKRLGDYAIIGISAENSIAQAKAAVEQGVDYLAFGRFFPSVTKPEAKAAPLSLLSEVRTSFDHPIVAIGGITVDNAPDIITAGADMVAVVNNLFSAPDIQYRAREFTRLFPGNHQGMAGPETGTGLKK
- the hemL gene encoding glutamate-1-semialdehyde 2,1-aminomutase, which produces MSRSVELFEDAQKIIPGGVNSPVRAFKGVGGKPVFFKRARGAWLTDADDRKLVDYVGSWGPMILGHNHPDVVDAVRAQAQEGLSFGAPTELETTLACLVREIVPSMELLRMVNSGTEATMSAIRLARGFTGRDKIVKFEGCYHGHSDSLLVKAGSGALTLGVPSSPGVPAPVAENTITLTYNDIDNIENTFREIGTEIACIIVEPVAGNMNCIPPKPGFLEGLRKVCDDYGSVLIFDEVMTGFRVALGGAQQYYDVKPDLTTLGKIIGGGLPVGAFGGRKDIMEHLAPLGPVYQAGTLSGNPLAMAAGVATLKNLLAPGFHQTLSEKASILLAGLKDKARKVGVPFITSQVGGMFGLFFTEQPSVERFDQVMACNSQRYADFFHAMLNEGVYLAPSAFEAGFISNAHGDDEIEFTLNAAERAFISLFENSR
- a CDS encoding transposase, with the protein product MVAMLTSDHKEILRELALYTTFLASALSPTAVPTFCELLFGCMLSGQGFVTQALLSINNFQCVWSSYHHWLSQGKWRWRSLACRLIQLVCSKVPRGELINIGLDDWVVERFSDKAPACRTHHQHSKKRNRPTYIWGQCWVSLAVVFERAKDEVFTAIPVLSFPSPASGNASKLKIAVAMLKVVRQEVKVQGLRLLTDCWYMNWTLMQPVLEMGYEVVGQIPLNRALYALPLESTAKKRGRPKKYGIKMTPPEVEKLPEYQTTVRIYGRFRKIRYRTRVCRARFLKGRKVRVVWGRFENDKGLTESRIFIATNTGLEGIDILRIYAKRWPVEPMFQQIKHSFGCRQLWQQKLRTLLRWMHLKMAGYALLQLLTVCKNQASVGISRIPWRDQDTTTAGMLRFALAGIIPRLPIREGWNRYSQKYEFNFNSLTDGIVKEKKKAA
- a CDS encoding DUF1820 family protein, with amino-acid sequence MSTKQIFRVIFENQGEVFEVYARQIFQSELWGFIEVEEFVFGERSQLLVDPSEEKLKNAFDGVKRSYIPLNSIVRIDEVEKEGAAKVVDSKGNNVKPFPIPPAPHSV
- the miaB gene encoding tRNA (N6-isopentenyl adenosine(37)-C2)-methylthiotransferase MiaB, producing MTKKLFIKTHGCQMNEYDSARMADLLGETHTLELTDNPEEADVLLVNTCSVREKAQEKLFHQLGRWKRLKENKPDLVIGVGGCVASQEGEAIRKRAPHVDVVFGPQTLHRLPEMIDASKSHHVPVVDVTFPEIEKFDRLPEPSVDGPTAFVSIMEGCSKYCTYCIVPYTRGAEVSRPMDDVLAECLGLAEKGVREINLLGQNVNAYRGEKHDGSSCDLAELITVVAAIDGIDRIRFTTSHPMEFSESLINVYADVPELVSHLHLPVQSGSDRILAMMKRDHTTLEYKSKIRRLRKIRPELSMSSDFIVGFPGESDTDFEDTMNLIADIGFDASFSFIYSKRPGTPASDMPDDIPMDVKKQRLKILQDRINQHVMQISRRLVGTTQRILVTGYSKKDPGQLTGRTECNRVVNFQCDDPRLISHFANVEIIEALPHSLRGKLLNSELDQVA
- a CDS encoding PhoH family protein, with the translated sequence MNAHQNIEGDICRFTLEPEDTRRFAELCGQFNQHLKQIEERLGVNIRNRGNAFTVTGDNGRAHATREILTHLYRETGKQEELTPDTVHLFLQESAIESVSDLTQENEQPVTLRTRKGTITPRGHNQQRYVKSILQHDINFGIGPAGTGKTYLAVACAVQALLEEKVRRILLVRPAVEAGEKLGFLPGDLSQKIDPYLRPLYDALYEMLGFEQVEKLIDKNVIEVAPLAYMRGRTLNNSFIILDESQNTTQEQMKMFLTRIGFGSTAVVTGDITQVDLPRGTRSGLANGIDVLKDVDGIGFTWFTAKDVVRHPLVQRIVQAYDRHDRSGEKQ